The sequence ACATCTTCTAAGATTAGCTATATGATGTACTATTTAAGACATACTTCCTTTATTATCTgtcatgtatatataatggcaAAAAAAGTACCAACCTCACTAGGCTTATTGTCTGGTACTCAGAAGGTGCCCAGTAGTCATTAATTTCCCTTAGTTGGaaataagttttttgtttgtttgtttttttaaagatttatttatttattatgtatacagttttctgcctacacaccagaagagggcaccagatcaaattacagatagttgtgagccaccatatggttgctgggaattgaactcaggacctcgggaagagctgccagtgctcttaacctctgagccatctctccagcccggaaacAAGTTTTATGAAGTAGAAGATTCTGGAATTGTGGTACTAAGGgtctggccagatggctcagcaatttagagcacttgttgctcttgcagtggacctgaGTTTAGTTGAGCACCCCCATTTGGAGGCTTACAAACACTTGTAGGTCTAGCTCTAGGGGGTCTGATGCctgccctctggccttcacaggcacctgtgcacacatgtacacacacacaaataaaatcttcaaaaaacaGATTGGgactcagaggttaggagcactggctgctctttcagaggtccagagttaaattcccagcaaccacatggtggctcacaactatctgtaatgagatctggtgtccctTTCTGGCATGTAggatgcaagcagaacactatatacataataaatctttaaaaaaagactgCAGATCTAACTTTCTCAAACATAAACTAAAAACTAAAGAATACTAATATAGGGAAATAGTCCTAAATGCTTGAATGCTCTAGAaatccttaaattttatttaaaaatgtcaacacactgacattcaaaacaaaacaaaaaacaaccctgtTACCTTAAGCTGTACAATAACCCACCCATATCCGTGGGAGTATAATTCAAGATCCTCAGTAGGTGCCTGAAACTGGCAGTAGTACCAAACCCTATATTGCTAGGGGTTTGTCCTATACATATATGCTTATGATAAGTTACTGTTAATTCAGACACAGTAAAAGATTAACAACTAACAACTGAACAATTTCAGTTATATGAGTGGTCTAGCTCTATGAAACTATCTTACTGTACTTTCACCTTGTGGCTTAAAGGGAACACTTTGGCAAATCCAAATTGCTAGCATTACTAATCTTGTGGCTCTGGACAACTGCTGAGTAAAATAAGGTCACTTGAATATAAGAAATACTATGATGGTTGCTGATGACGCAGAGAGCCACTGACTGACTGACAAGTAGCAAACACAGTGTAGACAAAAGGATGGGTCACATTTCCAGCCGGAGACTTCAGCTACTAATCAGAATAGCAAGCAACTTAAAACTAAGAATGATTTATTTCTAGAAATTCCCACTGGGTATTTTTGAACTACAGCTAACTAGGTAACTGAGACTATGAAGAATAAAATGTGGATGAGGTAAAGGTTTACCACACACTGTGAAATTTAGTAGTATTAACTTCTATAAGATAACTTTGTTGAGATTCTTAAAACTTTTACTTAATTCCTTTGCTTAATAACTCCCCTCTTCTGTTGTGAAGTTATCTATCTACCCTATAAAGTTATTGGAAAGCTTAAATGAAGTGAGATATAAAGACTGTGGTAGAACACAGTAGCTGTTAAACCTCAATACGTATGTTCATATTACAGCAATAATGCCCTGACTTAACAGGAGCAGCCCTTATATTAAAATACTATGAGAATGGCTGTATAAAAATGATTATCTTTCAGTTAAGAAAAAGTCATCAAAACAGCACTAAGTTATTTGTCTTATCTATACATGTTCCTTACACTGTGATTCACAAAATGAGACACATTTCCATATCGAGCTGCATCCACTGTGAATTCATCAGATTCATAGTCCAGATCAAAAAGGTATGTGATTCCTTGGTTGTCATATAACCGTCCACGCTTTTCAGCCTCTTCACTTGTGATTACCTAAGgagataaaaacaacaacaatagaacTATAGTTTTAcaggtttttctttctgtgataGGATCTCTCAAACTTCTGGACTCCATAGGTctttctacctcagcctcttgCGTAATGGAGCTACAGGTGACACAGTGTTCTGCAGAACCACAGAACAGTATGGAGCTATTGTGGAACCAAGGAAACATCATTAAGCTGTTAACATAcctacaaacattttaaaagaaattcaagtgtcattaaaacaaacattcatacaaaCTAATAGCTAGatagaaaaaaagtataaaaatgaggGAAAGTAAGATTAAAGACTAAAAATGAACTTTGAGGTAAGCTGAAATAGGTACTACCTTCATTATAATCAGGCTGTGCAAGAAGCTACCCACAAGATAGAGATGAATGCTCTACAGTACAGAGATGAACAGAAGACTACCTTTATAAGAGGATGCACTCTCAATATCCTCtaaatcagtagttctcaaccttcttgatgctgtgaccctttaatacagttccttatgccgtggtcacctgctgtgggatggtggtctgtatgtcaaatgtgttgctctgattggtcaataaataaaacactgattggtcagtagccaggcaggaagtataggcaggactaacagagaggagaattgagagaacaggaaggcagagggagccagccattgccatgacaagcagcatgtgaagatgccggtaagccacgagccacgtggcaaggtatagatttacagaaatggattaatttaagatgtaagaactagatagctataagcctgagccattaggccaaacagtttaaataatatgtgtctgtgtgtttattttataagtgggctgtcggactgccggggcttggcaggacctggagagaaaactctccagctatagtcacccccaaccataaaattattttcattgctacttcataactgtaattttgctacagctatgaatcgtaatgtaaatatctgctatgtgatccctgtgaaagagTTATTCGaccccaaagggtcatgacccacaggtagATAACCACTGTTCTGAAGGCATATTGTTCCTATCTATGAGTAATAACAAATGGAAACTGGTTACATAACAGAGACTTTATGCTAAATATGCAATAAACCAATTGAAAAGCTTTGTTTTTCAGAAGATATTCAGGAAATGCTTCAACTCAAAATCATCGCCCAGGGCTAGAGACACTAACTCCATAGTAGAGCACTGGCTAGGTTCCATCCCTATTACCACAGGATCTGTCACAGTATTATCTGTAATTCTGCTAATCTTAAGATTACagctttagggctggagagatggctcagaggttaagatcactgactgctcttccagaggtcttgagttcaagtcccaacaaccacatggaagctcacagccatctgtattGATTTGGCGCCTTCTTCTGGCGTCCaggcaaacagaacactgtatacacaataaataagtaaacctttaaaaaaaaaaagattacagctTGATTATTAGCTCACTGAATACACCGACAGTAGTCAAAGTGATATATATTATCAACTAAATCTGGCTGCTGTTGTAAGCTAAAAATCTCTGTGCCTCAGATTCTTCATTCATAGAAGTGGAGATAACTCCTCTTTCACAAAGTTGAAGATTGGAGGTTAATATACTAAGGTCCTTAGCTGTGGCCCATGATGACCACTACTTTGATACTTATGCATATGATAATTATCAAAGTAAATATGCTAGTATTTGGTAATTAGAGAATTATCTGCAGTTCAAAGTGGCTGAAGTTTAGGGTAGTTTTTTAGATACAGTAAATGCTTTTGTACACATTTGACAACACTCAAACATTTTCTACTCAGTAATGTCCTTCATATtgatacaaaatagaaaaaacttTAATCATATTGgaccaaataataaaataattgtaacTTCAAAGTTTCAAtgtcagcatgtctgtaggtAGGCCTGATTTCCTTCTTAGGACATTTGTGTAAATATAGTTGTTACGCTTAAAAAAATATGGGCAcaaggtggtggtagtgcatgcctttaatcccagcactctgcattccggaggcagaggcaggcggatcactgagctcaaggccagcctggtctacagagcgagttcaaggacacccagggctacacagagaaaccctgtctcaaaaaaaccaaatatatatgtgtgtgtatatttttttttaataaaaaatatgccTTGGTCAATGGCTATGAAGAATGCCAACTATTAAGTTAATTTATTATCTATTTGCTCATATCAAGTTTTACATTTCTAACTATGTCAGTGAATCTTTCTCCTAAACCTGAAAATGAATTTCTACATATCTGCAAAGAACATCAAAATATATCAAGTATATATTTTGAGGTAGAAAAGTAACTTTTCGAGAGTATAAAGTTCATATGCATAGGATGAATTTAATGTACCTCTCCAacatattccatgacaaaactcatttttttaatcttcacaAGGGTTTTTACACCCCAGCCACAACCATTGCTAGTTCTAAAGATGCACAGTGAATATTGTGTGCCTTTTTGTACAATCCTATTGGGACAATCAGGTCCACATAGGCACCTTGAGTTGCATTCGTAGATGGGagtcccaggtttgattttaatttGTTGCTTTTTATTATAAGCCAAAACAACTCCAGCTTCAACAGGACAACACTTTTCAAAGAAGCAGTTTGTACATGAGCATCCAAAGGTAGCTTCATTGTTTAAGATGATTCCTGGAGCTGGCCTGTATTCATTAATATAGTAGAAGTCTGAAGGCGGGCCCTCCAAGTCAACGGTATTTTCAACAAATATCATGGCTTTGTGGTTCTTTCTTCTGTTGAGGTAATCTTGCCATCTCCGCAGAGCTATTCTTTGCTTGGCTTTATTTACAATGTACTCAGCGACAGCATGTGGCAAGGGCTTGCTACTGTTTTTTGGAGTGACTGCCTTGCCTTTCTTTACCCGAGACAAGTAACTACTCTTGTCACTGCAGAACTGCTGCAGCAGCTGTGGACACTTGAGGTTTCTCAAGGGCTCCCAAGTGTTTGTAGACTCTGGCCATCCTTTCCATTTTACAAGATAATATTCCACACCcttcaaataggaaagaaaatacaaatcagaTTATGACAATCTCtaaaatggcatttctcttaATAATTCAAAATGTGTGAAGAGCCACAAGTTTCTAAGAGTAAAGTCAGACAAACAACTTTTGTATGTCATCAGAAACATACTATTGAGTGAGATGTGACATTTGGCAACAGGCCAAAAAGCCCTATCTAGGGAAACATAAAGGGACTGAAACctatgattgttttttttttttttttttttttttttttgaaaacatcaCTGctttatttcaaaggaaaaaataaaagaccctCCCAACCCAGTAATGACCTATGATTGTTTTACTAAATAGTATTAGGtcaaacaaaaaagtatttacCTTGTTCATGGAATAGGTGGTCCCAAAGCAAACGTTAGGCTAGTGGCCCGTGGCCAGCATAGTTGCAGGCAGTCTCGAAGGGCTATAAGTTAATAATGGTCACTGGACATGTGGGAACTTATACCCTCAATGTCATGGCCACACATCCCTTAGATGTTCTAAAGATAAACTGGATAAAAAAACTCAGCTGGCCACATGTAGCTACCGAGAACCTGAAATGTGGCTGCTCTCAAATGATATACTTTGTGCATAAATACTACACTGAATTTCAagaatggagtgtgtgtgtgtgtaaaatatcttTACCTTTAAAAACGACTGTACGTTAAATATTTTACAGATATTGAATTAAATATTATTGAAACCAATTACTACTTTGTATGTGGTTCCCAAGAATAAAAGTGACACTGCAGTTCACATTATATTATTACCagacattaatattttaataaatgctgACTTCATTTAGAGAAACCTATGAGTAGCTTAAGTAGGAGGCATAAAGGACAACAAAGATTCACTTTTTATCACCTAGAATGTTATTGGCCACCATGGTTTCCGAAATTTCTTTACACACAGTGACGTCAGCAGACACTGTTGCTAAGGGCCTAATGTAAAAGGCAGTTAGTGTACAGGAGTAAATTCTGAAGGGATGTCTTTCAGTaaccacttttttattttagagtaGCTAGCACATATCCACAGGCCCTAAGGTAATGTAAGCTCAGAAATATCAAaatgggaagctggagagatggctcagtggttaagagcactgcctgctcctccagaggacccaggttcaattcccagtacccacaaggcagttcacaactgcctgtaactctagttctaggggatccgacatcctcacagacatacatacaggcaaaacaccaatacacatagaattaaaaaaataaatatcaaggtAATTAAgcatcatttgttttttttttacatgacatctatttgtatatatgtgtatactgtCATGGGTCCACATGTATACACCATAATACATGTATGCAAGTTGAGGTCAACAtgtaagagttggttctctccttccaccaggtgggtccCAAGGATGAAATTCAGGTGCTccagcttggtggcaggtgcctctATGCACtaaagccatcttgctggcctgttgttttcttaatttgtggatattaataaaaacattacttATTGCAATAAATTTGCCTATGAAAATTTGAGTAATTTTAATATTAAGCAAGAATGGACATAATGGACATAATAATTGTTTTAATACCTATTAATCACCCCTCTGCCCAATACACACACAGTACTAGAGCTCAAACTCTGGGCCTGACACAAGCCAGACAAGTTATAATCCCAAGACTTCAGGACAAATGACTTAGTCCTGAATAACAAGACCAGAGTCTTTGGCATATTGCTAAAGTACAGTTCAAGAATAACTGCACATCCATAGGTGAGCTAATTTTATCCTCATTATCAGTACCTTAATGTTTTATTATGTCCTATTCATCCATCAGTAATTCCTATGAATTAAAAACTCATTTTGAAAActgtttaaaatgatttttttctgttaaaatgtGTTTAATTATGATCTGAGGATATGTAGTACCCAaactatatgtatataatacatgtatgtatgtatgtatgtatatatgtatgtatatatggtcattccagagaggagaaatagaaaGCCTAGTTATACACCAAAGTGTGCCAAATTGGGCCTAAAGTGTAAAATTTCTTCCTTCAGTCAGGTAATGATAATTTGGGACTGTTGGTACCAGATCTacttaaacaaaagtagataTGAGATCCAACTGGCATTGTCTGAGCTCATCTATTCCCCATAATTCTTAAGTTTTGACCTTTGATACCAGAAGGCGGCATCACAGCACTGGTCCTTTTACTGCAGAGAACGATAAAGACAAGTGCTAGCTACAGGCTGCATGATTAAATTACCACCCGAATGAAACCAGACATCATTAATGttcacttcccaaataactgtgAAAGTTAATCTTGGATAAGTCACTTGTATTTAAAATGACTGAGGCTTATATAGTAACCACATTGGTAACTAATCAATTTCTGTACAGAAAATACACTTTGAAAACAAGATTGATTTCGACAAAACAGTTtggaaatattaatatttaatttctggTTTGTAGTCTTTGATaagcatatttctttttcttttcttttttttttttttttttttgagatggggtttctccgtgtagttttggtgcctttcctggatctcgctctgtagaccaggctggcatcgaactcattTAGAGATCCCCttgctctgccttccgagtgctgggattaaagacatgtgccaccgctgccaggccagcatatttcatttttaaaatctaaaaaagatttcaatttttgaaaaataagattACTTTATAAAAATCACTGACTTATAACGCAAATTTAATTAATTCAATAGCCTATAATTCAAAATTAAAGCCGAAAAGTTTTTTGGCTTTTACCATACCTAGGATGTATATGTGAAGTAAATAAGGCAATATGTGAAATAAATATCAACAGAAGGCAATTCAATTTAAATGCCAAAATAACATAACCAGTATTACTaaaacagaaagatggaaatcagtatgggtCAGATAATtagaagagagaacagagaaagcagaaaagacTACTGTCAAAGACtgacaattttgtgtgtgtgtgtgtgtgtgtgtgtgtgtgtgtgtgtatggaacaTTTGCTTTTGTGTATGAAAGCAAAAGCTGTGACTTGTAATAAAGcataaaaaaaagttaagagatGGATCTTTCCAGTTTGTAGTTGAGAATGTTGAATTGAGATTAAAATTATAATGCTAATGCCAACAAGTAATTGTGGGCAACCTAAACACTTGGCTGACCTTCATTGTTGGTCACTCCAATACTTCTTACAATTCTCAGAAACCATGGTCTGGGTGAGGCTGAAGACATACACATTTAACTTCACTTTACAATCTGACTACCAAACCAATTGAGTCTTCTGTCCTCAGCTCATCTGACCTCTCTGTAGCAGCAGCCACAACTTTACATTCCTTGGGGTCCAAAGCATgactttctctgtattttttctacTTTCCTTATTGGCATGGCTTCTTAGCCCCCTTTTTATACTGAATGGGTGTTTATCCTTTTGAGAATCTGAGCAAAGCTATGAATCTATATGTCACGCAGGCAACTCTCTGGGTTACTCCAGGTCACTGGAATTTGAGCTCTAAcgctctgagtttgatctccaggactcattgtgcagagagagaaccaactcagaGCTGTTCTCTGGCCCCTACATACATTCCAGATATATTCCCCACCCACGgcatgctaaataaataaataattgtaaaagaCAAAACAGATAATAAACAAGCCCTTTTAGGGATTGGTCCGTGATAGTCCTCACTACTTTCCTACTATCATCCCATTCACTCACGACTCTCTCAACACATTGAACTCACCTGAACACACCAGACTAGTCATAGTTTTCTGCTGCTTGCTCCCCAGGTTCTCCATGATTAGAATGCCTTCTGATATTTGCCTAGAGAATTTATTTTAATCTCATCTTATGTATAGAGAGAAACCTAttcacttaaaagaaaataagcatGTGTATAAGCCTATGTTcctgtatatgcaccatgtgcgtacagtgcctgaagaggccagaagagggcagtagatcctctgaaactggagttagaggcagttgtgagctaccatttgAGTGCAGCAAACCCAACCTAcatgctctgcaagagcagctggtgctcttaaccaccgagccattttTCCAAACCaccattcactttttaaaatagctCAAAGACCTTTCACAATATCCATCTTGCCTCTCTTGCCCAAGAACTGTCAACTTGCCTATGTTTCCATTTCTAAGCTAAACTATGAGCAATTCATGTGAAGGGATGTGAAGAAACTTTTCTTCATAACCTCAAAACGTGCACAACACTACTATCTAAATTTGAATAAATGTTTCTGAATGTGCAACAAAAATATGATTACTAGAATGAATGCAATATAAAAACCACAACAATATTATgaactttcaaaaaataaaaatgagaacaagTCATGGCTTCTCAATGTGTTTATCAGTTTTAACTAACTATGGCTAACACATAACAAATTACCTAAACTTTTAAGTGTATACATACACttaaatacagaaaatgtttttttttttttcttttctttttgagacagggtttctctgtgtagccttagctgtcctagaactcactctgtagatcagtctggcctccaactgacagagatccacctgcttctgcctcccaagttctgggattaaaggcatgcatcactactgcccagcaaaaaacattttctcaatttccaTTCCTTATTCCTGCCATTTTCTGTGATAACCACCATAGTTCATATCATTACCACAACATCAGTAGTATTATATGAATAGTTGAGAATCAGCATAATCAACAGAAAGTCGGTAAAGGGTTTCATGCCAGTAactaacagaaaagaaattctgaggggctagagagatggctcagcagtcaacagcaatggctgctcatccagaggacccaggttcagttcccagaatccatacaGCATCCcaaaactgtctataactccagcttcaggggatacaacatcctcttctgatctctgcaggcactgcacacacatggcacacatatacatgtagtaGGCAAAACACATATAACATAAatcagatgatagacagatagatgatggatggatgaatgaatggatggaataTGAGACCTGGGTTATAGAtcctaatgtaaaaaaaaaaaaatctatgcaacCATAGGGAAGTCCTTTCTAAAAGCTCCACTTTTATACTCCTTAAAATTTGGGTTATAGGGATGGAGAGTTGGCTTAGAGGTTAAGCACTTACTGTTactgcaaaggacctgggttcaattcccaacacccatatggaggctcacCACCtacttgggcaccaggcacatatgtgctatagatatatatgcaggcaaaacactcacatacacaaaatagtaaaaaataaaaattgaggttgccgggcggtgg is a genomic window of Peromyscus maniculatus bairdii isolate BWxNUB_F1_BW_parent chromosome 5, HU_Pman_BW_mat_3.1, whole genome shotgun sequence containing:
- the Suv39h2 gene encoding histone-lysine N-methyltransferase SUV39H2 isoform X2, translated to MAAAGAEAERAWCVPCLVSLDTLQELCRKEKLTCKSIGITKRNLNNYEVEYLCDYKVVKGVEYYLVKWKGWPESTNTWEPLRNLKCPQLLQQFCSDKSSYLSRVKKGKAVTPKNSSKPLPHAVAEYIVNKAKQRIALRRWQDYLNRRKNHKAMIFVENTVDLEGPPSDFYYINEYRPAPGIILNNEATFGCSCTNCFFEKCCPVEAGVVLAYNKKQQIKIKPGTPIYECNSRCLCGPDCPNRIVQKGTQYSLCIFRTSNGCGWGVKTLVKIKKMSFVMEYVGEVITSEEAEKRGRLYDNQGITYLFDLDYESDEFTVDAARYGNVSHFVNHSCDPNLQVFSVFIDNLDTRLPRIALFSTRTIKAGEELTFDYQMKGSGELSSDSVDHSPAKKRVRTECKCGAETCRGYLN
- the Suv39h2 gene encoding histone-lysine N-methyltransferase SUV39H2 isoform X1, whose protein sequence is MAAAGAEAERGEAGARCPRPPGPLPRPKPRRTARWAGRRRADTPSAGRSRPAPAPAAPAPGPGRAGPVRAWFRVPRARVLVGGVCARAASWKAWCVPCLVSLDTLQELCRKEKLTCKSIGITKRNLNNYEVEYLCDYKVVKGVEYYLVKWKGWPESTNTWEPLRNLKCPQLLQQFCSDKSSYLSRVKKGKAVTPKNSSKPLPHAVAEYIVNKAKQRIALRRWQDYLNRRKNHKAMIFVENTVDLEGPPSDFYYINEYRPAPGIILNNEATFGCSCTNCFFEKCCPVEAGVVLAYNKKQQIKIKPGTPIYECNSRCLCGPDCPNRIVQKGTQYSLCIFRTSNGCGWGVKTLVKIKKMSFVMEYVGEVITSEEAEKRGRLYDNQGITYLFDLDYESDEFTVDAARYGNVSHFVNHSCDPNLQVFSVFIDNLDTRLPRIALFSTRTIKAGEELTFDYQMKGSGELSSDSVDHSPAKKRVRTECKCGAETCRGYLN